The Sorghum bicolor cultivar BTx623 chromosome 6, Sorghum_bicolor_NCBIv3, whole genome shotgun sequence genome contains the following window.
tagacgaaaataaaaactaattgcatagtttggtcggaattgatgagatgaatcttttgaacctagttagtccatgattagacaatatttgtcccaaagaaacgaaagtgctacagtatctgttttgcaaaattttttagaactaaacaaggccttagactaAAGCTATTTCTGTGGCCATACAATTTCTACTGGTGCCAAATCAATGTATACCCCATTctcggtaaaaaaaaaaaaagttgttaGTGTTTGGCTGCCGCTGAAGCTGATTTATTTTGATAGCAAAATATTATTCCATAGCTAAAGAATAGTGCTGATTTTTGTTCTATGACAATAGTGCTGATAATGTGCTGGAAAAGTCTCACGAATTGTTTAGCTCACGTACTCACCCTCTTCTTCTAAATTTAATTTTTGAATCACCCTGTACCACTGGTAATATGAGCTGGTTTCTGTGTACTACCCATGCAAGGGCGTCCGCAATGGTGTTCAAATTGCTAGCTATTTCCTTTTAGGAAGAATATTATTGGCTCTCAATAGCAATTTGTAAATAGCTAGTTTaggaagtcgctagctattagaAAGTAGCTAGCTATTGTAGAGAGTATTGTGAGAGAGTTATTTCTAGAAGATCGTGCTAGATTAGCTATTtatgagtcgctagctattaagaagtcgctagctatttgatctctctcctCGATAGCCAATGAGAGTGCTACGTTTTTATTATTTTCATACGCAATTtcgctagctatttgtaaaGTGCTATTGAGAGCCGATAAAATTCCTcctagctagctatttgataacCATTGCGGATGACCTAACACACTATTGTCCACCATTAAATATGACCACATTTATTCCCGCCTGTGGCCAGTGTCTTAATAAACCCAGATAATGTATGTTTCTCTTATGAGCTTCTCATGCATACGCATCATAGAGTCAATAGAACAATTACACATAGGGCCCTAGATAGCTGTGGTGAAAGTGGTGAGATTTGAGTCGATTTTGACACGTTATGTTTGGTTGTTTCCAATTTGTgttggatttattatgggctagacccatttagatttaataaatcaataaactctATGATGTGTAATTATGGACAATATATGTTGTACCAAATTGGAAGTCCAAGAGTTGGAGGGTTGGCAGGTGGTGCGGGAGTTTCAACTCAGTTATGTGGGAGTTTCAACTCACTATCTGCTGGTGTTTCGATAGATAACTGAGGAAGTTTCAACTCTGCATGAAAACCCTTCAGATGTCTGTCTCCTCAGCCGCCAACAAGGAGTCttttcctctcctctcctcttcaGCCACAAGGATAAATAGGAGACTCTCATTTCTTTGGTACAATAGAGAGAACACGCGGAACATAGTTTCGTTGCAAAGAAGGAATTCTCATCTCGTAACTCCGCGCGTACGGAGGAACGAGAGGGCAAGTGCCTCCAGAGCCCTTGTCGTTCGAGACCTTGCACGGGGGGTCAGCAATTAGGTTTTTAGGGAATGTCTACGTGACTGCCCAACTCCATTGTTGTTGTTCATCTTCTTTCCGAATGTCTCTTGGTGTTGTCGGTCACCGTCTTCTCCTTTCCGGTGATTGGTTTGTCGTCTTCTCCTTCGTCTCTGCTTCATGGCGATCGAGGAAGAACAAGGTTTTGGAAATCCGaatgtgtcgacgaaagctggtcggcagtctaccttagggtatacccacggtagtagtttatcggtagacggtgcgcaaactacgaactcgatggtgacgcaagacacggacaagctttttatccaggttcggccgccgagttggcgtaatacctacgtcctgcgtctggttgtattgatttgtgttgagagaatatgatctgtatcctaggggggtcccttgcccctccttatatagtctggagggcagggttacagatctggaaactaatcctagtcggttacaattgccatggataattcgatatcaattcctattctaaccgactagaatcctgcttaatctccacatcttgtttccttgcgcgaaactccaggttgtcggatcaagccttgaactcgtctcgtaatgggccaagcctcctggcggaagtctagccgtaagggtataggggtttatacccccacagctagtccccgagcaccatgtattgtgatgtaacacgccgtcttgagcttcttcgatcagtgagacttgacgtcttcaataagttggaaagtcgcccaaacagttgcaacagtattttgaccaactcaaaaaacagttgatcaacattgacatcgaagaagcaggttgtttgaagaatgcatggtgctctaaattgaaAAAGATTTctctcctggtgaagtgtgcccactttacttttttgaaaggtataaacatcaaaaaagcaagcatattcaccgcaaggtgaagtgtgcccacttagtccccgagcctggtagtaggtgacgtaggcacgtggtgccagggtcaaaataaaagtcttcaaagaaattctgaaactgagatgcatcgccagatgcatcgtaccgatgtagtccccgagcttgctggaaggcgaagtatgaagccttgtagcaaggtctaaaaaattgaatttaccagtccgtctacaATTGaatagaccaatcgaccagtccccaagcaccaagtgcgctccttagaattctgtgTTGCTGTACTGTaggaccagtccccgagcatcgagtgctcggtggtcggtgcaggctTTAAAGcttcgagctgatagactggacgaccagtccccgagcgtcgagtactcggtgatcggtgcagtccttgaagcttcgagctgatagactggacgaccagtccccgagcgtcgagtgctcggtggtcggtgcagtccttgaagttccgagctgatagactgggcgaccagtccccgagcgtcgagtgctcggtggtcggtgcagtccttgaagttccgagctgatagactgggcgaccagtccccgagcgtcgagtgctcggtggtcggtgcagtccttggattgttgactctctggcatatgtgtcttcttgtttttgaaaagatctttccagttaaagttgacgtgacgagacctcctgacggggtgtcagatggatgcatgaaaaattgcgcctggcaactgtgcagccgccctttgcatggtttgagaaaaggaaaccatcaattggtacgaaaactccgccgcattaattgtctataatcattgtaaaccgaaacgccgcagcaCGATAGAGCTACTGAAACAATGCGAGAGTCTCATGGTATGATCTGTTTGTCTTTCCTCAATTTTACGACACTCTGTCTCTGTTTGTTTCAGTAGCTCTATCGTGCAAGTTCAGTAGTTGTGTCATATTTGTTTCAGTAGGTCTGTTTCATTGTTTCGCAAGATATATGTTGTCTGTTCCTGCTATGTTTAAGTTCTGCGTATATGTCTCTGTTCTACAGTTCTGTTGTTTCACTAGTATTTGCATTTCTGTTTCAGTACATCTGCTTATTTGTTTCGATAGCTATATCATGTTTGGTGCTGTTACAGAGAGTTATATATCATGCCATGATTTGATGTTTCATATGCTTTATAGATCATGTTTACATGTCGTAATTATGATTCATGCCATGTTTATATTTATCAATAATATCATATATAGCATCATCATATTGTTAATTTATGAAATTAAAATGACATGAAAATTGCCTAATATTATAACGATCTGTCCATGTCAATAAAAACGCAAAACTTCCCCGGCATACAATGAATGTGGTAGTTTTACTCATTAATACATTAATTTTTTACTTAGGTACTTTTTCCACAtaatatgaaaaatatattttgCTACAAATTTTAGTTTTCATTTTATCTATTTACTCATTATAATTTATATGGACTCTTTTTTCTTCACGTTCATTTGAAATCAAACTGTTAACTTTTATagcttttatttaattttttgcCTTCAGAAAATGTGTTTTATATGAATTTGTTTTTAGGTATTTTTGTTTTCAACtcatatgaaaataaaaaaaacttaatTTGTTTATTATTTGAAGTTATTTTCTATTAACCGTATTAGGCATGGACTTTTTTTTGTTAATTTAAGCCATCAAAATATCATAAAAGATTAAAATCTAACAACATAGATAATTCTGTTTTGGGATTAGTCCAATAGTCCTGTATTAGGCATAAACTCTTTATTTAATTTAAGCCGTTagattatcatgaaccaacggTGTAGCATGTTTCTTTCAAAAGAAAACGGTGTAGCGTGTTTTTTTCCTATTGATCTCATAATTTTTAAGCCATGATGGCTTTCCTATTCAGTAGTATATAAAACACAGCAGGGCTTGTGGTGGTCGTGGCCTAGCCACCTCATATCATATTCTATGGTAATGGTAATTGTAACACCCGGCCCGGAGCTTAATAGAATTGATATAATATTCATACTAACAAggtgcaatttttttttcagaaagTTCATCtttaaagaactctaaagttaagcatgTTTGGCCTAGAGAGATAGGTGACTAACCGAAAAGTACTTCTCGGGTGCACataagtgaggacaaagtgtgttgAAAAGACTGGTTTAGGGATGGGTGAGCGAGCGAGAAGTACTTCTCAGTGCACATGAGTGAGGatagtgtgcagaaaagaccgGTGTTAGTTTATAAGGGCTAACTATATTCTAGAAGAAAAACTGTCAAATGTAAGCGGATCTGGCCTCGAAGGTGGGACGTTATAGTAATTTGATGATCAAGTCAATCGGATTCTTTGGCAGCTGCCCATAGAAAGCAATGGAAAGCTacgctaattttttttttaacgaACTGAGTAGGACTGTAGGAGAGCTGTAGATTATATTGATCAAGAAAAAAGCTCAGATTGGGAAAAAAACCTCAGAAGAGTTAACAATGAACAGACAACATCTTGTTTTAAATTGTAAGATTTACACTGAGGTGCCTCGGATTTACAATAGAGacggagagagagaaaaaagtcCTAATCGCTGGCGATGATCCTTTACCACCAATTACCATAAATACTTTTTTATTGCAGTTTTAGCTATTTATTTGTATCTGATATGGATTCTTTATTCGGGTATTTATTTTGCTATTTGTATGCAAATCAAACCACAAAGTTTTCATAATCCCTTTTTAAATTTAGTTGTGTATGTTACCTTTTTTTATGGATTCTTTAAGCTAAATTAAtcatgcattttttttcttctttttgatTTACTAggaaatatgcccgtgcgttgctacggaagAAAGATTGTATGGTTGGAAATTGCATGATGCACCTCCCAGTTGCCTTCCTCTCTATTGGGCTTCTAGCACCCACAATCGGCACCGATCACTGCCTCACCAACCTTCCACGACGTCCTACCCTAACCATAAGGTTCCTCTCTACCACTCCAGCATGACGCCCCGTCGCTCACCCTACGCAAACTCTTACAATTGTTTGTTGaggattaaaaaaaagaaaaaatggttTTAATTATGTTCTTGATTTTCTAGTATCTAGTTAGATTTTGGTTCATCAGGTGTTGGGTTCAAGCCCTCAGATTTGCATAGTTTTTTTTCCCTAATTTGTTATTTATGGGCGGACAGAAAAAGTGGACAGACTAAAATTATTAAATATTAGGTAAAGATTTACATGTTCTCTATTacaatagattttttattattagTCGGGTCCGTCGATGTCGTGATCAATTTGTTGCATTGTTGGAATTTGAAAACGGATCGGACTCTGTATTCTACTCGAACTCAATTGACCCGGCCGAGCTGTGTTCATATACTATGGACGGAGAGAAAAAGTGAGCAGACTGATTTTTTCATGATTAAATATTAGGTAAAGAATCATAGTCGGATGGACTGGTGAACAGAATTTTTTGGTGAACAAAATTTTATGGTGAActaaattttttacaatttattattaggtatagattaATTTTTTTATGCTAAGAAACCGTAGAAGCTAATAGCTAGAGATATCCACAAGATAGCTGCTAAATAGGCCATATTTCGCGGCAGCTAAAATCTTATCAGGCCAAGAAAGTCCACCAGCAGCCCAACTAATACGTCCCAACCCACCCAAAAGGCCCCAAGGTAACCCTAGCGTGTATCCAGTCTTCCACTCATCTCTCTTGATAAAAaacgatggcggcggcggcagcttcCGGTCCCCGGAGCCCCAAGCCGCCGGCGGATCGACGACCTTTGTGCAGTTAGTGGAGCCACCAAGCGCGGCTCTAAAGCTCTCAGAGGCCCCAAGCGGCACCAAGCGACGGCAGCGGTTAACAGCGACGCGGTCCTCGGAGCCCCCACGCGATGGCGACGGTTCTGCTGCAGACCTGCAGTCCTGTAGCACGAGCAGCCACCGATCTGCTGCAGCATGGTGGCAGCGGCGCCCACGACGTTCTACTGCAGCACGGCGGCGGTGGCAGGTCTGCTCGAGTTCTCTTCTTCAGATCTGCACTTCTTCTCCAATACAGCTACAACACTGAATTGAAGGCAGATGTGGTCTTTGTGAATTTTGTGGATGTTTGGATCGCTTTGTTAATATGTCCATCTACGGACGTCTGTGATGTGTTGGATTTGGATGCAATTTATTTTCCTTCCTTTTTTTGCAGTGGCTATTCTACTTTGATTTTGGAGTGGAGATTGTTACGAAGTAGGGAGAGGCCAATGTATTACTGACTGACAGAAATTTGTGGCAGACTTGAAATTTTAACAAATATATATTAGGGATAGATTTTGCCAATTCCGTCTAGTTGTCCATGGTTGATTCGATTTGGTTAgatgttttttttcctttgatTTGATTTGGATTTAGACTTGGATTTGATTGGTTGGATGTGATTTCGAGTCTGATTTGGGAGAGAAGTTTCTTTCTTGTCTATGTTGGGTCGGAAGCAATTTTTTATCCGATCTTCACCATTGATATAAGTAGCCAGACCAAAAAAATCCATACCAAAAAAGTGGcggaaattttgcctctttagtattactagcaaaagtgcccgtgcgttgcaacgggataaAACATACTACACAACTAtatatctttttccttttttataaaatttgagTGATTTAAATCTACGCCAGCGACTTCGCTACACCTCTGCTCTGCATGGTCTCTTAGCAGCAACTTTATTCTATTTATGCTCTTCAAATCGAGGACTGGGACTCATCATATGTTGTGCATTGTGGCATACACCACCATGGACTCTGCATGAAGTCCGCCAAACCACTCGCTGGCACGGAGCAGCTGCCCACCAGAATCTCATATTAGAACGCGCAGGCAACCTCTTTTCTTTGCTCCTCGTTGACCAGctaaatatacaatagtttttctCTCGTGCAATGCACGAGCATATTTTGCTAGCCTATACTATAGAATTTGTGGGTGTGGCAGGCTTAGGAAGGCTTATGAGTCCCGATCACCTACGCGACCTAATATGTTTTGGAATTGGACTCTGTATCCCGCTAGACAAGAGCTATTCTAACTCGTATAAGCACAGATTATATATAAAGTCTAGGTGGAAGAAACTTTCCACTATCCGACCAAACAAATGGATGGAAGAAAATTAGAACATGAAATTTTGCCAAAATTATAATTACAAATCTTTTAAAAAGCATACTAATATTTGTCTCTGTGAATCTTAAAATTATAATTACAAATCTTTTACAAACTATAGAACTTATTTTGATGGGTTTGACCATGTTTTACTGGGCCCCTCTAATCAATTTTTTGGTTCTGCCACTGATGGAGTCCCTGGCCCCTGGGTGTAGTagttgtttaataaataaacacAAACGAAAATACGAAAAAAAATTCTTTAGCCACGTCTTCTCCTCCCAAAATTTGAAGTTCCAAAATCAGGCATTATCCACGTGGACCCGGAGTCCAAGAGGCAGGAAATCCACATGCAAAATTCGCTACCAATTTTTTGTCTCCTCGACGAAAAAAAACAATGCTTCATTTTCCTTCGGAAAGAAAAACGCCTGGGCCTTGGCCTGACGCGGGAAGCTGGCCGGAACCATCCAACTCCGTCGCGTCGTCGCCTTCGTCTCGCGTGCCCACCAAGAACCAAAACGCGAGCCGGCCCGCCTAGAATTCCACGTCCACGGCCCACCcaccttctttttcttttggatTCGGTTATCTTGTCCCGTACATATTCAAAGAGGGAGAGACGCTGAAATTTTGCTGGTCTTTTTTCACCGAGGAGATGTACACAGAAGCAGGCTGAGGCAGAAGAAAAAaacggcagactgaaattttgcctctttattaaTAGGTATAGATTAGGTATAGACTCATAATTCCTAGCCGTCTCGACGTGAGGCTCCTTTTAACAttgttgtgtatatatataatataacaaATATGCCCCATGTAATAAGACCTATTTGGATCCATTAGCACTAAAAATTAGCTAGCTAATAACTGCTATtttttagctagctaattttTAGTAGGGTCATTTGGAATAGCTGCTAAAAGGTGGTTAAATAGTAACATATAGGTGCATATAAACTATTAGCACCTATTAGTAACTGCAAATCTGCTAATGAAACTAATAGTTAGCATCCCTCAAACTAATAATTAGCAAGCttatttggtctatttagatctACTAGTACTAATTTTAGCTGCTAATTTTTTGTGCTAATGGATCCAAACAGACCTATAGCCTCACCGAAGAATCATGGCTGTCTGCAAAGATCTTAGATTTAATTACAGCGTTGAATCATGATCATTGTAGGGCAAGATACATTCTACAATAAGCCAGGCTACGTTGTTGACCTTTAGTTTGAGGTCTGCCCAGACGAATTACAGGGTCTCAATACCTAATCCTAGTCGAGAATTACAAAACCGTGGCTATTTGTCACTTGCACCTCTATACCATGGGTAATTTACATGACTATTGGCCACTGTGGACATTCTTCACTAACAATCTCTTGTCATCATTACCTGCACGAGCTACTGCCACAAGCCCAGCGGTTCCGTGCCATATAACTCCAACATATGCAGGCATGTCACCTTCCAACATCTGTCTCTATCCAATGGTAGTCCATGTAATAGAGGAAGTGCTGCAAGAATGACAACTGCAACAAGAATTAGCTCGTCACACCGCTAGGTGGTTGCCTCAAGATGACTCTTGGATTCAGTCACTATTCACTTGACCCGCTATTTCTTGACGAGGAATCTGCAGATATAAGAATATAAGGTTTGATTTGTCGCTAACACACTATGGATTTGGTAAGCTGTATGAAAAAGAACTAGGGCAGTTTATAGAAATAGAACTAGGACAGTTTATACCTCGTGAGTGACGCTTCCCCTCCATCGCCTCTTTCTTTTCCTGGCAACTGTGACAAAGGAAAGGGCCATCCCAGGGACACAGCTTTCCTGGCTTTGACAAACCCTCGTGTATGGATATGCCTTGACCAGATTCCAATTCAATTTGACAAATTGCACATGCAAAAATTTTGAACATATCTCGAACAGGATATTCAGAATTAAGCCTGCATTCATCCGAAATCAAATGTCAGACACGGCATCATGATCTAAAGTTTTGGATGGTTCTAGAATCCAACTCCACATTTTGATAAAACAAGCTTGTTTTCAACATTTTTTTCTCACAGTATTGCCATGATCGATAGTTCTTGATGAGATACTCTTCATTCCAACAAACATCTACTTCTATTTCGAGACATGAAATGAAAACACTACTGAAAGCAGTTACGTTTTGgggttgtcctaagtcaactaTTTCAAAATTTGATTGAATATTACTTTCTATGTGTTGAGTTTggatatttgaaaaaaaaaatgatgagTGTTGTCTTGAAATGGGGTTTAGTAAAAGTATGTTGAATATAAATACATTCACAGTATGTTGAACATAAATACTGTTGTAACAAAGGAGACTAGTAAAAGTATTGTTCTGGAGACCAGGTCAATGTCCAAAACGTCACTTCTTTGTGAGTTGTGACTAGAGTAATTGATTACTGTGTGAGGAACTACATGGTTGATTAAGTGTTAACATAACAGCATGCACTTAATGAAGGACAAGCATAGCACATAGTCACAAATTGTACTTAATGAAGGACAAGCATAGCACATAGTCACAAATTGTAATACAATTGACTTCCCTATAGAAATTCAGCCCAAGAATGCAATACCCTGGTTTTTTTCAATATTTTGTGAAGGTGTTATAAACTCCTACTTGACAACACCATTCATTATGCTCTATCAGGAGTTAAACTTTTGTAGACAAGGTATGTTATCCGGCACTATCAAACAATCTAATGTATTTTGTATTTCAGCACATACAACTTCTGCATGCAGGTAAAATACTTCCGGCTCAAGTGGCATCCCGTTAGTAGCAGGAAGCATCATACTTCTTTATTGTAGTAACTACAAGTATCTTAGAACCAGTATTGAAACAGTGCTCCATAGATGACAGTACATTTATTAATTGGAAAGCATAAGTTTATAAGTTTATAGTATAATTATTTGCCAGCTATTATGCATCCATAATCAAGATGAGGTAAGGGTACAAACCTCCTCGAAAGGGATGGGCATCCGTCCTCAAAGACCTCCTCCACTAAATCTGGCTCAGGATAATTATCTTTATCAGCTAGGGATAACGAGTCGGATGCAGTTTTCCTTAAAAAGAATTTTTTTAGAAGTACAAGGCCTTTTCCTGGCGTTTTTGGAGATTCTATAGTGCATTTTGGTTTTTCTGGTGGTATTATGTCAATGACAATGCAAGTTGTATCATCTCTCAATCCTTTTGATTCAACTGCTTCCTGCAAACAGTACACCAGTTAGGAACAGTACAACTGAGGATTTCAGACCTTGTGTTAAGATGGGTGGGGAAGGGTATTAGTACTGTACTTTGACAATTTGCTCAGCTGCAGCCTCAGGAGGAAGCCCTCGTGCACATCTAAAAGCCACTTCCGCGGTCAAAGCATCCCAAACACCGTCACTTGAAATAATAAGACGGCCTCCAGCATTAGACAGCTACAAGCATTGCAATACAACATTATTTTTCAAAATATGATCAGATTAAAATGAACAAAGAATCACTTCAGAGAAAATCACACAATAATCCAATCAGAAAAGAAAACATAACTATAGTTCCATATAACAATGAGCAAACTTTGCAAACAAAGGAAATAAGAACGAAATATGGCAGTCAGTTTATAAATACTGGAAAATATATGTCTAGACATAGTGATGTATCATCTGAATAATCAGGTAACAGGTACAGGATAGAATACAGTTTGACCTCAAACATTAGAGCTAATTTACATGGATAGGTTCATAAAACGACAGAAAATtcagatgatgatgataatgagaATATCCAAACAGCACAACTTCTGGTACTTGAATGTGATATGACTACAGTGAGAGTTTATAATTCAGTTTTCTCCAGAGAAGGTGTAAAGTGACTTTCTGATGGTGTACCTTAATTTGCTTCACATAAGGAACCGGAATGATAAATTCACCTACGTCCTGATCACCAATCGATCTTGAGAGGCATAGACCACCTGGCCAACATCTAAGGGGGCCAATCTGGATGGATAAAAAAAAGGAATTAAGGATCAAAAGAGGGTGTGTATCACATCTACAACCAAAAGATAGGACTCTAAAGGAAAACCTATGGAAGATGTCCAACATACAACAGGTATTAAAATGTTCAAGCCGATACTCACATACAGTTTGATACATCAGTTACATAGATTAAAATAATAAAGATGAGCAAAATTGGGAGTTGGTGGCTAGTTGCACGAGCATAATTTGAAATTTCTCAGTCAATCCAAGAGCTCCATCCAGCTAAGCTACCATCTAGCACGACTTCAAGCCCCACTTACCCAATGAAAATACTATACACGCTTGCTATACACCAAATCAGTCACTGAAAGGCAGCAAACTGCCAAAgccttttttttggaaaaaaaaacaccTTTAAAAAACAGTTAACAGCCTCAGGGACTTCAAGAAAAatgatattaaatattgcaccGAAAAACAGGGGGGGAAGCACGTTAGCTGTTTTTCAATGATAAAGAAATCTCTTTTTGCTGCTACCAACTGCATAAATTAGATGGAAAACTTTAGAGTGAGTGAAAAGGCAAAGAGCAACCTCAGCACCACCGACGACATTTAGCCTTCCAACTTCACCTCCGCATTCGGTGACACGTCCAACCCTACAAATCAAAAACTAACAAGTGAGAAGAGCCAAACGTGTAACcagctatcttttttttttgcgacaaCATGTAACCAACTATCGAACAACAGTACAGTACACTGTGAGAAAGCGGTCTTACTCCTCTTCATTAGCGTCAAAGCGATGGTCAGCCGACAAATAGTAGATGGATCCCTCAGCTTCAAGGACACAGCGTGAATCACCAACGGACGCAACAGTTACAACGGAGCCATCAATTATGGCAAGCGTCACGGTTGTCCCCGAGGAATGAGCTGAAAAATGTACACGGAACAAGCAAACGGCTCAGCTCTTGTACTACCAGGGCACCAGACCATCTACACGGTCAATTTGAATGAAACAATCACCTACCGCCTGGCCATATAGATGCCAGGTTGGGCAACAGATGTGCTGGTACTCTACTCAACTAGTAGTACTTGCTATAGTCGCTACGGAGGGCAGGCACGCACCAATCAATTTAGTTACCATGAATGGAAGGAATTCGCCGTTACCTCTCGTTTGGAAATCCTTGTCGGTCTTGACGAACCCCGCGACGAGCGCCCTGGGGAGCGCGGCGAGCCACTCATCCCTGCTCAGATCGGTGGGGACGCAGCTGAGCACGTTGCCGAGGAGGTGCTCCTTGGCGTacaccgcggcggcgctgccgtTGTGCCCATCGAACAGCTGCGAGAGGAGCGAACGAGACGCAAACACCGGCGGGGCGCCCACTCAGAACCGGGAGCACAGTACGTACGTAGCATAATAATACTACTACCATTGGGGGACATGGAAGACGGGCCGAGGGAGGCGGGGGAGCGCTTACGGCGAAGGCGGAGAAGGAGGTGGACGGCGCGCCGGGGCGTCGCTCGCAGGCGGGCTTGAGCAGCGCGAAGTCCTCGCCTTTCTTCGCCCGGCAGGCCTGCCCCGCCGCGACCGAGGGCCAccgctcccgctcccgctcccgctcgccgccgcctcccAACGCGGCCCGCTCCGCCGACGCCTCCCGCCGCAGAAGGTCCCCGAGCGCCACGCTCCCGGTCCGCCTCCTCCCGCTCCGCGACGCCGCCGACGACATCCTTATCAGTCACAGCCAgatcccggcggcggcggccgcggcggtaGCAGTAGATCGGCGGGTGAGCATCGCCACCCCCTCGGCGCCTTGCTggcgctagctagctagcgcgCTGGTCTAGTCTAGTCTGGTCGGGGAGCACGAGCACGAGC
Protein-coding sequences here:
- the LOC110436374 gene encoding probable protein phosphatase 2C 40 isoform X1, whose protein sequence is MSSAASRSGRRRTGSVALGDLLRREASAERAALGGGGERERERERWPSVAAGQACRAKKGEDFALLKPACERRPGAPSTSFSAFAVSAPPPPSARLPCPPMLFDGHNGSAAAVYAKEHLLGNVLSCVPTDLSRDEWLAALPRALVAGFVKTDKDFQTRAHSSGTTVTLAIIDGSVVTVASVGDSRCVLEAEGSIYYLSADHRFDANEEEVGRVTECGGEVGRLNVVGGAEIGPLRCWPGGLCLSRSIGDQDVGEFIIPVPYVKQIKLSNAGGRLIISSDGVWDALTAEVAFRCARGLPPEAAAEQIVKEAVESKGLRDDTTCIVIDIIPPEKPKCTIESPKTPGKGLVLLKKFFLRKTASDSLSLADKDNYPEPDLVEEVFEDGCPSLSRRLNSEYPVRDMFKIFACAICQIELESGQGISIHEGLSKPGKLCPWDGPFLCHSCQEKKEAMEGKRHSRDSSSRNSGSSE
- the LOC110436374 gene encoding probable protein phosphatase 2C 40 isoform X2, yielding MSSAASRSGRRRTGSVALGDLLRREASAERAALGGGGERERERERWPSVAAGQACRAKKGEDFALLKPACERRPGAPSTSFSAFALFDGHNGSAAAVYAKEHLLGNVLSCVPTDLSRDEWLAALPRALVAGFVKTDKDFQTRAHSSGTTVTLAIIDGSVVTVASVGDSRCVLEAEGSIYYLSADHRFDANEEEVGRVTECGGEVGRLNVVGGAEIGPLRCWPGGLCLSRSIGDQDVGEFIIPVPYVKQIKLSNAGGRLIISSDGVWDALTAEVAFRCARGLPPEAAAEQIVKEAVESKGLRDDTTCIVIDIIPPEKPKCTIESPKTPGKGLVLLKKFFLRKTASDSLSLADKDNYPEPDLVEEVFEDGCPSLSRRLNSEYPVRDMFKIFACAICQIELESGQGISIHEGLSKPGKLCPWDGPFLCHSCQEKKEAMEGKRHSRDSSSRNSGSSE